A genomic segment from Paenibacillus sp. FSL K6-1096 encodes:
- a CDS encoding ABC transporter permease, with product MFKVKYFEAIRTAAVIAIALIIAFLIISLVSDHPVKTIGIFLIEPLSTKGHIGNVIEMAIPLMFTGLAVSLLFRANMFNLGAEGIFYFSGIVTAALAIHLSLNSWLHPLVAILAGSIVGAILSAIPGILKAKWNANELVTSLMFNSILFGVGLYLLNYHLRDAKAFANVSFKFEKTAQLTKLFTGTRIHTGLIIVLVLIVLAHLFLYRTKWGYELRMTGVNREFARYSGMKTAKVIILVHLIAGFIAGMGGSVEVLGMYSRFQWTSLPGYGLDGALVAMLAKNNPLSVIGSALFLAYIRIGADLMARLSDVPSEMISIIQAVIILLISAEQFLKFWKNRMLLKEAKEA from the coding sequence ATGTTTAAAGTGAAATATTTCGAAGCGATCCGGACGGCAGCTGTCATTGCCATTGCCCTGATTATCGCTTTTCTGATTATCTCGCTGGTCAGCGACCATCCGGTGAAGACGATCGGCATCTTCCTGATCGAGCCGCTCTCGACCAAGGGTCATATCGGCAACGTCATTGAAATGGCGATTCCGCTGATGTTCACCGGGCTGGCCGTCTCCCTGCTGTTCCGGGCGAATATGTTCAACCTGGGGGCGGAGGGGATCTTCTACTTCTCCGGGATTGTCACGGCTGCACTGGCGATTCATCTCAGCCTGAACAGCTGGCTGCATCCGCTGGTGGCTATTCTTGCAGGCTCCATCGTCGGGGCCATCCTGTCGGCCATTCCCGGCATACTCAAGGCCAAGTGGAATGCGAACGAGCTGGTAACCTCGCTGATGTTCAACAGTATCCTGTTCGGAGTGGGGCTGTACCTGCTGAATTATCATCTGCGGGATGCCAAGGCCTTCGCCAACGTCTCCTTCAAATTCGAGAAAACCGCGCAGCTGACCAAGCTGTTCACCGGTACACGGATTCACACCGGACTTATTATTGTACTGGTGCTTATTGTGCTGGCCCATCTGTTCCTCTACCGGACCAAATGGGGCTATGAGCTGCGGATGACCGGGGTCAACCGGGAATTCGCCCGCTATTCGGGCATGAAAACGGCCAAGGTGATCATTCTGGTCCACCTGATTGCCGGATTCATCGCCGGGATGGGCGGCTCGGTGGAGGTGCTCGGGATGTACAGCCGCTTCCAGTGGACCTCGCTGCCGGGTTACGGCCTCGACGGGGCGCTAGTCGCGATGCTGGCGAAGAACAACCCGCTGTCGGTCATTGGCTCAGCGCTCTTTCTGGCCTATATCCGCATCGGCGCTGACCTGATGGCACGTCTGTCCGATGTGCCGTCCGAGATGATCTCCATCATCCAGGCCGTCATTATTCTGCTGATTTCCGCTGAGCAGTTCCTCAAGTTCTGGAAGAACAGAATGCTGCTGAAGGAGGCGAAGGAAGCATGA
- a CDS encoding ABC transporter ATP-binding protein → MANALLEMRGITKVYPNGVVANKDVEFSLREGEIHAIAGENGAGKSTLMKIMFGMEEPSEGGLYIRGEQVRLQSPQDAIDRGIGMVHQHFMLVPSFTVAENMVLGMEPKKGVGFDVAEAVRLTEETARKYNLTVNARAKVEDLSVGMKQKVEILKALVRGARILILDEPTAVLTPQETEELFHELQQLKEQGHTIVFISHKLKEVKAICDRITIMRGGRSEGVFETRDVTEQEISRLMVGRDVVLKYDKGEVPYGKPVLAVEGLNVLDSQGKALLSDISFSVREGQIVGIAGVEGNGQTQLIEALTGGLHGVASSGSVQVKGTEITGLDILNIRSLGVSYIPEDRMRQGSAADASIADNLISTRYRTKDMNKGPFLHKSRIAALASSLVEEFKVRCSGPQQPIGMLSGGNMQKVVVARECATNPQLLIAEQPTRGVDIGAAQFIHQKLLELRSKNCATLLVSADLNEILELSDSLLVMYEGQIVAYFEHPSAVSEEELGLYMLGIHRQDKEQTGRAINHV, encoded by the coding sequence GAACGGGGCCGGCAAATCGACGCTGATGAAAATAATGTTCGGGATGGAGGAGCCCAGCGAAGGCGGGCTCTACATCCGGGGGGAGCAGGTCAGACTGCAATCCCCGCAGGATGCGATTGACCGCGGCATCGGCATGGTGCACCAGCACTTCATGCTGGTGCCTTCCTTTACGGTGGCGGAGAATATGGTGCTGGGCATGGAACCGAAGAAGGGCGTAGGCTTCGATGTTGCCGAGGCCGTGCGTCTGACCGAGGAAACGGCCCGTAAATATAACCTCACGGTAAATGCCAGAGCCAAGGTCGAGGACTTAAGCGTCGGCATGAAGCAGAAGGTGGAGATTCTGAAGGCGCTGGTGCGCGGAGCCCGGATTCTTATCCTGGACGAGCCTACTGCCGTCCTGACTCCGCAGGAGACCGAGGAGCTGTTCCACGAGCTGCAGCAGCTCAAGGAGCAGGGGCACACGATTGTGTTCATCTCGCACAAGCTGAAGGAAGTCAAAGCCATCTGCGACCGGATTACCATCATGCGCGGCGGCAGAAGTGAAGGGGTCTTCGAGACCCGTGATGTAACAGAGCAGGAAATCTCCCGGCTGATGGTTGGCCGGGATGTCGTGCTGAAGTATGACAAGGGCGAAGTTCCTTACGGCAAGCCGGTGCTTGCGGTAGAGGGGCTTAATGTCTTGGACAGCCAGGGCAAAGCGCTCCTGTCAGACATCAGCTTCTCAGTCCGTGAAGGCCAAATCGTCGGCATCGCCGGCGTCGAGGGTAACGGCCAGACCCAACTGATCGAAGCGCTGACCGGCGGCCTCCATGGCGTAGCCAGCAGCGGATCGGTACAGGTGAAGGGAACGGAGATTACCGGGCTGGATATTCTGAATATCCGCAGCCTGGGCGTATCCTATATCCCGGAGGACCGGATGCGCCAGGGCTCTGCTGCCGATGCCAGCATTGCCGACAATCTGATTTCTACCCGTTACCGGACCAAGGATATGAATAAGGGACCTTTTCTGCATAAATCACGGATTGCGGCATTGGCCTCCTCGCTCGTTGAGGAGTTCAAGGTGCGCTGCTCCGGCCCGCAGCAGCCGATCGGCATGCTGTCCGGCGGTAATATGCAGAAGGTGGTGGTGGCCCGGGAATGCGCTACGAACCCGCAGCTGCTGATTGCTGAGCAGCCGACCCGGGGCGTGGATATCGGTGCGGCGCAATTCATCCACCAGAAGCTGCTGGAGCTTCGTTCCAAGAACTGTGCGACCCTGCTGGTGTCGGCGGATCTGAACGAGATTCTGGAGCTGAGCGACAGTCTGCTGGTGATGTATGAAGGGCAGATTGTAGCCTATTTCGAGCATCCTTCGGCAGTCAGTGAGGAAGAGCTGGGGCTGTATATGCTGGGCATCCACCGGCAGGATAAAGAGCAGACCGGGAGGGCCATCAATCATGTTTAA